The following proteins come from a genomic window of Leopardus geoffroyi isolate Oge1 chromosome A3, O.geoffroyi_Oge1_pat1.0, whole genome shotgun sequence:
- the SMOX gene encoding LOW QUALITY PROTEIN: spermine oxidase (The sequence of the model RefSeq protein was modified relative to this genomic sequence to represent the inferred CDS: deleted 2 bases in 1 codon): MQSCESSGDSANDPLSRGLRRRGQPRVVVIGAGLAGLAAAKALLEQGFTDVTVLEASTCIGGRVQSVKLGHATFELGATWIHGSHGNPIYHLAEANGLLEETTDGERSVGRISLYSKNGVACYLTNRGRRIPKDVVEEFSDLYNEVYNLTQEFFRHGKPVNAESQNSVGVFTREEVRNRIRDDPDDPEATKCLKLAMIQQYLKVESCESSSHSMDDVSLSAFGEWTEIPGAHHIIPSGFIRVVELLAEGIPAHVIQLGKPVRCVHWDQASARPRGPEIEPRGEGDHNLDAGEGGLGGEEPRDGRDEDEQWPVLVECEDCEVIPADHVIVTVSLGVLKRQYTNFFRPGLPTEKVAAIHRLGIGTTDKIFLEFEEPFWGPECNSIQFVWEDEAESGTLTYPPELWYRKICGFDVLYPPERYGHVLSGWICGEEALVMEKCDDEAVAEICTEMLRQFTGNPNIPKPRRILRSAWGSNPYFRGSYSYTQVGSSGADVEKLAKPLPYTESSKLAQGSSSKQQPGHLLSSKCSEQSLDPNRGSIKPMQVLFSGEATHRKYYSTTHGALLSGQREAARLIEMYQDLFQQGT, encoded by the exons ATGCAAAGTTGTGAATCCAGTGGCGACAGTGCGAATGACCCTCTCAGTCGTGGCCTACGGAGAAGGGGACAGCCTCGCGTGGTGGTGATCGGCGCTGGCTTGGCTGGCCTGGCTGCGGCCAAAGCACTTCTGGAGCAGGGCTTCACGGATGTCACTGTGCTCGAGGCTTCCACCTGCATCGGAGGCCGCGTGCAGAGCGTGAAACTCG GACACGCCACCTTTGAGTTGGGAGCCACCTGGATCCATGGCTCCCATGGGAATCCCATCTATCATCTAGCAGAAGCCAATGGCCTTCTGGAAGAGACAACTGATGGGGAGCGCAGCGTGGGCCGTATCAGCCTCTACTCCAAGAATGGCGTGGCCTGCTACCTCACCAACCGTGGCCGCAGGATCCCCAAGGACGTGGTTGAGGAATTCAGTGATTTATACAACGAG GTCTATAACTTGACCCAGGAGTTCTTCCGGCATGGTAAACCAGTCAATGCTGAGAGTCAGAACAGCGTGGGGGTGTTCACCCGGGAGGAGGTGCGCAACCGCATCAGGGATGACCCTGACGACCCTGAGGCCACCAAGTGCCTGAAACTCGCCATGATCCAGCAGTACCTGAAG GTGGAGAGCTGTGAGAGTAGCTCGCACAGCATGGACGATGTGTCCCTGAGTGCCTTTGGGGAGTGGACCGAGATCCCCGGGGCCCACCATATCATCCCTTCGGGCTTCATTCGGGTTGTGGAGCTGCTGGCCGAGGGCATCCCCGCCCACGTCATCCAGCTGGGGAAACCCGTCCGTTGTGTGCACTGGGACCAGGCCTCGGCCCGCCCCCGGGgccctgagatcgagccccggggCGAGGGTGACCACAACCTTGACGCCGGGGAGGGCGGCCTGGGGGGAGAGGAGCCCCGG GATGGGCGGGATGAGGACGAGCAGTGGCCGGTGCTGGTGGAGTGTGAGGACTGCGAGGTGATCCCGGCGGACCACGTGATCGTGACCGTGTCGCTGGGCGTGCTCAAGAGGCAGTACACCAACTTCTTCCGGCCGGGCCTGCCCACCGAGAAGGTGGCCGCCATCCACCGCCTGGGCATCGGCACCACCGACAAGATCTTTCTGGAATTCGAGGAGCCCTTCTGGGGCCCCGAGTGCAACAGCATCCAGTTTGTGTGGGAGGACGAGGCGGAGAGCGGCACCCTCACCTACCCGCCGGAGCTCTGGTACCGCAAGATCTGCGGCTTCGATGTCCTCTACCCGCCCGAGCGCTACGGCCACGTGCTGAGCGGCTGGATCTGCGGCGAGGAGGCCCTCGTCATGGAGAAGTGCGACGACGAGGCGGTGGCCGAGATCTGCACGGAGATGCTGCGGCAGTTCACAG GGAACCCCAACATTCCAAAACCTCGGCGAATCCTGCGCTCGGCCTGGGGCAGCAACCCCTACTTCCGAGGCTCCTATTCGTACACGCAGGTGGGATCTAGTGGGGCAGATGTGGAGAAGCTGGCCAAGCCCCTGCCATACACCGAGAGCTCCAAGTTGGCG CAAGGAAGCTCCTCAAAGCAGCAGCCCGGTCACCTTTTATCTTCCAAGTGCTCAGAACAGTCCCTGGACCCTAATAGGGGCTCCATAAAG CCCATGCAGGTGCTGTTCTCGGGTGAGGCCACTCACCGCAAGTACTACTCCACCACCCATGGTGCTCTGCTCTCTGGCCAGCGCGAGGCTGCCCGTCTCATCGAGATGTACCAGGACCTCTTCCAGCAGGGGACCTGA